In Quadrisphaera sp. DSM 44207, one DNA window encodes the following:
- a CDS encoding carbohydrate ABC transporter permease: protein MALLGSAAALERVPAARRGRRRRRGEALTGLAFTAPALAVFAVFMFVPLGMTGYYALTEYSGFGEPRFVGLDNFAAMARDDVFWRALLNTGVFALLAVPLSMLGGLALALLLDRAMPGRGLLRALFYVPVVISAVASGIIARWMFNEGFGVVNRVLQAVGLPAVSWQTSGAAAMASVVLVAVWTNLGFVMVVYLAGLQGVPREVYEASALDGAGRWRTVRSITWPILAPTTFFLLVYMVISTFQVFDLVIAMTGGGPANATTLLVNHAYTEGFQQRRQGYAAAIGVVLYAIVLVLTLVQWRAGRRRDLA from the coding sequence GTGGCCCTCCTCGGCTCCGCGGCCGCCCTCGAGCGCGTCCCCGCCGCCCGCCGCGGACGCCGGCGCCGCCGGGGCGAGGCCCTCACCGGCCTCGCCTTCACGGCCCCGGCGCTCGCGGTGTTCGCCGTGTTCATGTTCGTGCCGCTCGGGATGACGGGCTACTACGCCCTGACCGAGTACTCCGGGTTCGGCGAGCCGCGGTTCGTCGGGCTGGACAACTTCGCCGCGATGGCGCGCGACGACGTCTTCTGGCGCGCGCTGCTCAACACCGGCGTCTTCGCCCTGCTCGCGGTGCCGCTGAGCATGCTCGGCGGCCTGGCGCTGGCCCTGCTGCTGGACCGGGCGATGCCCGGCCGGGGGCTGCTGCGGGCGCTGTTCTACGTGCCCGTCGTGATCTCGGCCGTGGCCAGCGGGATCATCGCGCGCTGGATGTTCAACGAGGGCTTCGGCGTCGTGAACCGGGTGCTGCAGGCGGTCGGGCTGCCGGCGGTCAGCTGGCAGACCTCCGGCGCGGCGGCCATGGCCTCCGTCGTGCTCGTGGCGGTGTGGACCAACCTCGGGTTCGTCATGGTCGTCTACCTCGCGGGGCTGCAGGGCGTGCCGCGGGAGGTCTACGAGGCCTCCGCCCTGGACGGCGCGGGGCGCTGGCGCACGGTGCGCTCGATCACGTGGCCGATCCTGGCGCCGACGACCTTCTTCCTCCTCGTCTACATGGTGATCTCCACGTTCCAGGTCTTCGACCTCGTCATCGCCATGACGGGCGGGGGGCCGGCGAACGCCACGACCCTGCTCGTCAACCACGCCTACACCGAGGGCTTCCAGCAGCGGCGCCAGGGCTACGCGGCGGCGATCGGCGTCGTGCTGTACGCGATCGTGCTGGTGCTCACGCTCGTGCAGTGGCGCGCCGGACGCCGCCGGGACCTCGCGTGA
- a CDS encoding acyl-CoA desaturase, with protein sequence MSLSPSVRATARASTPRQQTAFAELSGEVQRLGLMRRRYGLYWSKMIGAVVVLTALVTTHVLLGDSWWQLVVAALLAVALTQVAFLGHDAAHRQIFVSGKWNEWTSLIIANGLAGMSVDWWTNKHTKHHGNPNKVGKDPDIESGVLSFTPEAATGRRTGLRGWFTARQGWLFFPLLLLEGLNLHAQGLKRIFGRRPVKRRWTEMTLVLTRLGGYLAMVFLVLSPGKALAFLGVQLGLFGLYMGASFAPNHKGMAIIGRETTVDFLRRQVLTSRNIRGGRFVDVAMGGLNYQVEHHLFPSMPRPNLRRAAPVVQEYCRRNGIPYTQTGLFDSYRIVVRYLNRVGLGARDPFECPLVAQARVHR encoded by the coding sequence GTGAGCCTCTCCCCCTCCGTGCGCGCCACCGCGCGCGCCAGCACCCCCCGCCAGCAGACCGCGTTCGCGGAGCTCTCCGGGGAGGTGCAGAGGCTGGGGCTCATGCGCCGCCGGTACGGCCTGTACTGGTCGAAGATGATCGGCGCCGTGGTCGTCCTGACGGCCCTGGTCACCACGCACGTCCTGCTCGGCGACTCCTGGTGGCAGCTGGTCGTGGCCGCGCTGCTCGCCGTCGCGCTCACCCAGGTGGCGTTCCTGGGCCACGACGCCGCCCACCGGCAGATCTTCGTCTCCGGCAAGTGGAACGAGTGGACGTCCCTGATCATCGCCAACGGCCTCGCCGGCATGAGCGTGGACTGGTGGACGAACAAGCACACCAAGCACCACGGCAACCCCAACAAGGTCGGCAAGGACCCGGACATCGAGTCCGGCGTCCTGTCGTTCACCCCCGAGGCCGCCACCGGGCGCCGCACCGGCCTGCGCGGCTGGTTCACCGCCCGCCAGGGGTGGCTCTTCTTCCCCCTGCTGCTCCTCGAAGGCCTGAACCTGCACGCCCAGGGCCTGAAGCGGATCTTCGGCCGCCGTCCCGTCAAGCGCCGCTGGACCGAGATGACGCTGGTGCTCACCCGCCTCGGCGGCTACCTGGCGATGGTCTTCCTCGTCCTCAGCCCCGGCAAGGCCCTCGCCTTCCTCGGCGTGCAGCTGGGCCTGTTCGGCCTCTACATGGGGGCCTCCTTCGCCCCGAACCACAAGGGCATGGCGATCATCGGTCGCGAGACGACCGTGGACTTCCTGCGCCGCCAGGTGCTGACGTCCCGCAACATCCGCGGCGGCCGCTTCGTGGACGTGGCGATGGGCGGGCTGAACTACCAGGTCGAGCACCACCTCTTCCCGAGCATGCCGCGGCCGAACCTGCGCCGGGCGGCGCCCGTGGTGCAGGAGTACTGCCGCCGCAACGGCATCCCCTACACCCAGACCGGGCTGTTCGACTCCTACCGGATCGTGGTGCGCTACCTCAACCGCGTCGGCCTCGGCGCGCGCGACCCCTTCGAGTGCCCCCTGGTCGCCCAGGCCCGCGTGCACCGCTGA
- a CDS encoding carbohydrate ABC transporter permease, with the protein MSAPAASPRTRRAAAPARPAVRRPGPRRPRQAAERRVTGWRLTAAVLAAAIVVFPLYWMAVTALSSPAELYAQDAALHPRALHWENFVEPLQRWPFLRWAANSLVIAVVSVVLTVVVNLAAGFAFAKLDFPLKNAIFLAIISTLMVPVQVIMVAQFQLVVDLGLVNTSAGVVLPRLAEAFGLFLSRQFFASLPDELLEAARVDGAGAWRTFAAIALPLSKPLVAVLVIFTFMWRWNEFAWPLVALQDTERFTLPIGLLYLQDQYGRDYGDLMAMTLLSILPMLLVFAVFQRYFVEGMARTGLK; encoded by the coding sequence GTGAGCGCGCCCGCGGCGTCCCCGCGCACCCGCCGCGCCGCCGCGCCCGCCCGCCCGGCCGTGCGCCGTCCCGGCCCTCGCCGCCCGCGGCAGGCGGCGGAGCGGCGGGTCACGGGCTGGCGGCTGACGGCCGCCGTCCTCGCGGCCGCGATCGTCGTCTTCCCGCTGTACTGGATGGCGGTCACGGCGCTGTCGAGCCCGGCGGAGCTGTACGCGCAGGACGCGGCGCTGCACCCGAGGGCGCTGCACTGGGAGAACTTCGTCGAGCCGCTGCAGCGCTGGCCCTTCCTGCGCTGGGCCGCCAACTCCCTCGTCATCGCGGTGGTCTCCGTCGTCCTGACCGTGGTGGTCAACCTCGCGGCCGGCTTCGCGTTCGCCAAGCTCGACTTCCCGCTGAAGAACGCGATCTTCCTCGCGATCATCAGCACGCTCATGGTGCCCGTGCAGGTGATCATGGTCGCGCAGTTCCAGCTGGTCGTGGACCTGGGGCTGGTCAACACCAGCGCGGGGGTGGTGCTGCCGCGCCTGGCGGAGGCGTTCGGGCTGTTCCTGTCGCGGCAGTTCTTCGCGTCCCTGCCGGACGAGCTGCTCGAGGCCGCCCGCGTGGACGGCGCGGGGGCCTGGCGCACCTTCGCCGCCATCGCGCTGCCGCTGTCGAAGCCGCTGGTCGCCGTGCTCGTGATCTTCACGTTCATGTGGCGGTGGAACGAGTTCGCGTGGCCGCTGGTGGCGCTGCAGGACACCGAGCGGTTCACGCTGCCGATCGGCCTGCTGTACCTGCAGGACCAGTACGGGCGCGACTACGGGGACCTCATGGCCATGACGCTGCTGTCGATCCTGCCGATGCTCCTCGTCTTCGCGGTCTTCCAGCGCTACTTCGTGGAGGGGATGGCGCGCACGGGCCTGAAGTGA
- a CDS encoding alpha/beta fold hydrolase: MTRAPAALPPEGLTGLDPSWSRLVQVVDADGARRTWHLLDGAQAVRAATGADPVGTVLAVHGNPTWSYLWRGALAQAAQVGWRVVAVDQLDMGFSERTGTRRRLARRVDDLGRLTDALGLTGPDADGAPLVSLGHDWGGVISAGWAVAHRSALSGLVLLNTAVDHPSGEVIPLTLRLFTAPPVLRTATVTTPAFLLSTLATAQRPLPDDVRAAYLAPYRGAGRRGGIGAFVADVPAGADHPSRPALEEVSAGLAGLGASGDVPSLLLWGAADPVFQERYLRDLRARLPHGDVHRFEGAGHLVSEDADVAGVLTRWLAALPVGAGRAGGTGAPRHRRPAPVDAPPRTAGAAAPEPASRRPMGAAVAERAHEDAPAVVQLHPGRPPSTTTWRGLAARVDEVAAGLLEGGVRPGQRVSLLVPPGPDLTALFYACLRIGAVVVVADAGLGLRGLSRAVRGAAPDHVMAERRGLLAARALRWPGRRTAVGAVAGGRRTVEALGAAEHLDDVADRGRRALAAGRQLPPAPAQDAEAAVLFTSGSTGPAKGVVYLHRQLEGVRDVLAATYGVGPSAPFVAAFAPFALFAPSLGATSAVPETDVTKPSTLTAAALADAVAAIGAEIVFASPAALANVVATAAALSPAQRQELARVRTLLSAGAPVGVDLLLRVREVLPAATARTPYGMTEALPVTDVTLDELLAAGPGDGVLVGRPVPGAEVAIAPLDEEAVPSGALTDVPEVTGEVAVRAPHVKERYDQLWDVQRASARDPGWHRTGDVGHLDVEGRLWVEGRLAHVLTTAGGALTPVGPEQRVQQLDAVARAAVVGVGPVGAQQAVVVLEAAGGAGGGAAAPPGLAPLDLLDAVRAVAGVPVAAVLVVDRLPTDVRHRSKVDRTRVAAWAARVLAGEAPASTRP; encoded by the coding sequence GTGACCCGCGCCCCCGCGGCGCTCCCCCCCGAAGGCCTGACCGGCCTGGACCCCTCGTGGTCCCGGCTGGTGCAGGTGGTCGACGCCGACGGCGCGCGCCGCACCTGGCACCTGCTCGACGGCGCGCAGGCGGTGCGCGCCGCGACGGGCGCCGACCCGGTCGGCACCGTGCTGGCGGTGCACGGCAACCCGACCTGGTCCTACCTGTGGCGCGGCGCGCTCGCGCAGGCCGCGCAGGTCGGCTGGCGCGTCGTCGCCGTCGACCAGCTCGACATGGGCTTCTCCGAGCGCACCGGCACCCGGCGGCGCCTGGCCCGCCGCGTCGACGACCTCGGCCGCCTCACCGACGCGCTCGGCCTGACGGGCCCGGACGCCGACGGCGCGCCGCTGGTCTCCCTGGGCCACGACTGGGGCGGGGTGATCAGCGCCGGCTGGGCGGTGGCCCACCGCAGCGCGCTGAGCGGCCTGGTGCTGCTCAACACCGCGGTCGACCACCCGAGCGGGGAGGTGATCCCGCTCACCCTGCGCCTGTTCACCGCCCCGCCCGTGCTGCGCACCGCCACCGTCACCACGCCGGCGTTCCTGCTCTCCACCCTCGCGACGGCGCAGCGCCCGCTGCCGGACGACGTGCGGGCGGCGTACCTGGCGCCCTACCGCGGCGCCGGGCGGCGCGGCGGGATCGGGGCGTTCGTCGCGGACGTCCCCGCCGGCGCCGACCACCCCAGCCGCCCCGCGCTGGAGGAGGTGTCCGCCGGGCTGGCCGGCCTGGGCGCCTCGGGCGACGTGCCCTCGCTGCTGCTGTGGGGCGCGGCCGACCCGGTGTTCCAGGAGCGGTACCTGCGCGACCTGCGCGCCCGCCTGCCGCACGGCGACGTGCACCGCTTCGAGGGGGCCGGGCACCTGGTCTCCGAGGACGCCGACGTCGCCGGCGTGCTGACCCGCTGGCTCGCGGCCCTGCCGGTGGGTGCGGGGCGCGCGGGCGGCACGGGCGCGCCCCGGCACCGCCGTCCCGCGCCCGTGGACGCCCCGCCGCGCACGGCGGGCGCCGCCGCCCCCGAGCCGGCCTCGCGCCGGCCCATGGGCGCCGCCGTCGCCGAGCGGGCGCACGAGGACGCGCCGGCCGTCGTCCAGCTGCACCCCGGGCGCCCGCCGTCGACGACGACGTGGCGCGGGCTGGCCGCGCGCGTCGACGAGGTCGCCGCCGGGCTGCTCGAGGGCGGGGTGCGGCCCGGGCAGCGGGTCTCCCTGCTCGTGCCGCCGGGGCCGGACCTGACGGCCCTGTTCTACGCCTGCCTGCGCATCGGGGCGGTCGTCGTCGTCGCCGACGCCGGCCTGGGCCTGCGCGGGCTCTCGCGCGCGGTGCGCGGCGCGGCGCCCGACCACGTCATGGCCGAGCGGCGCGGGCTGCTGGCCGCGCGGGCCCTGCGCTGGCCCGGCCGGCGCACCGCGGTCGGCGCGGTCGCGGGTGGGCGCCGCACCGTCGAGGCGCTCGGCGCGGCCGAGCACCTGGACGACGTCGCCGACCGCGGCCGCCGCGCGCTGGCCGCCGGGCGGCAGCTGCCGCCCGCTCCGGCGCAGGACGCCGAGGCCGCGGTGCTCTTCACCTCCGGGTCCACCGGCCCCGCCAAGGGCGTGGTGTACCTGCACCGCCAGCTGGAGGGGGTGCGCGACGTCCTCGCCGCCACCTACGGCGTCGGCCCGTCGGCGCCGTTCGTGGCGGCGTTCGCGCCCTTCGCGCTGTTCGCGCCGTCCCTGGGCGCCACCTCCGCGGTGCCCGAGACGGACGTGACGAAGCCGTCGACGCTGACGGCGGCGGCGCTGGCCGACGCCGTCGCGGCGATCGGCGCCGAGATCGTCTTCGCCTCCCCCGCCGCCCTGGCCAACGTCGTCGCCACGGCGGCGGCGCTCTCGCCCGCGCAGCGGCAGGAGCTCGCGCGGGTGCGCACGCTGCTGTCCGCCGGGGCCCCGGTGGGCGTGGACCTGCTGCTGCGCGTGCGCGAGGTGCTGCCCGCCGCGACCGCGCGCACGCCGTACGGCATGACGGAGGCCCTGCCGGTCACCGACGTCACCCTCGACGAGCTGCTGGCCGCCGGGCCCGGGGACGGCGTCCTCGTCGGGCGCCCGGTGCCCGGCGCCGAGGTCGCGATCGCCCCGCTGGACGAGGAGGCCGTGCCCAGCGGCGCCCTGACCGACGTCCCCGAGGTCACCGGGGAGGTCGCGGTGCGCGCCCCGCACGTGAAGGAGCGCTACGACCAGCTGTGGGACGTCCAGCGCGCCAGCGCGCGCGACCCGGGCTGGCACCGCACCGGCGACGTCGGCCACCTCGACGTCGAGGGGCGCCTGTGGGTCGAGGGGCGCCTGGCGCACGTGCTGACCACAGCCGGCGGCGCGCTCACGCCCGTGGGGCCGGAGCAGCGCGTGCAGCAGCTGGACGCCGTCGCGCGCGCCGCCGTCGTCGGCGTCGGGCCGGTGGGCGCGCAGCAGGCCGTCGTCGTGCTCGAGGCCGCCGGCGGTGCCGGAGGTGGCGCGGCCGCGCCGCCCGGCCTGGCGCCGCTGGACCTGCTGGACGCCGTGCGCGCGGTCGCGGGGGTGCCGGTCGCGGCGGTGCTCGTCGTCGACCGGCTGCCCACGGACGTGCGCCACCGCTCGAAGGTGGACCGCACGCGGGTGGCCGCCTGGGCCGCGCGGGTGCTCGCGGGCGAGGCGCCCGCGAGCACCCGGCCCTGA
- a CDS encoding FHA domain-containing protein, with protein MSQLTVTVLQLGLLALLWVFVIGVVGVLRRDLSGAGARGGRAAAPAQARAPVPAPAPVPVPVPAPAAVPAPVPAPVPAAAPVAPAPVRSLAVTAGPLAGTVLPLGAAPVLVGRAPECTLVLPDDYASSRHARLSPRAGAWVLEDLGSTNGTTLDGVPVTGPVEVAPGSAVRIGRTSFELRRQPAG; from the coding sequence GTGAGCCAGCTGACCGTCACGGTCCTGCAGCTGGGCCTGCTCGCCCTGCTGTGGGTCTTCGTCATCGGCGTCGTCGGCGTGCTGCGGCGCGACCTGTCGGGCGCGGGGGCGCGCGGCGGTCGCGCCGCGGCGCCCGCGCAGGCCCGCGCCCCGGTCCCCGCGCCGGCTCCGGTCCCCGTGCCGGTCCCCGCACCCGCCGCCGTTCCCGCCCCGGTCCCCGCGCCCGTTCCCGCTGCTGCGCCCGTCGCGCCGGCGCCGGTGCGCTCGCTCGCGGTCACCGCCGGCCCCCTGGCCGGCACGGTGCTGCCGCTGGGCGCGGCTCCCGTGCTCGTCGGTCGGGCGCCGGAGTGCACGCTCGTGCTGCCCGACGACTACGCGTCCTCCCGCCACGCCCGGCTCAGCCCGCGCGCAGGCGCCTGGGTGCTGGAGGACCTCGGCTCCACCAACGGGACGACGCTCGACGGCGTCCCCGTGACCGGGCCCGTGGAGGTCGCGCCCGGCAGCGCGGTGAGGATCGGCCGCACGAGCTTCGAGCTGCGCCGGCAGCCCGCCGGATGA
- a CDS encoding NAD(P)-dependent oxidoreductase yields the protein MKVLVTGASGLLGGAVAAALVARGDDVTTLQRRPSGVAEARDVRGSLADADVVARAADGADAVVHLAAKVALSGPEAEYVAVNVEGTRAVLEAARRAGARRFVQVSSPSVAHTGTALVGAGADPADPQHARGPYARTKAAAELVALAADAPGFAVVAVRPHVVWGPGDTQLVERVVTQARRGRMVVVGDGAALIDTTWIEDAAAAIVAALDRAADDGVHGRAFVVSSGQPRTVAELLSRMALAGGAPPPSRQVPLPVARAAGGLVEALWTLLRAAGTRLGQEDPPLTRFLAEQLGTAHWFDQRRTREALRWAPRTDLDEGFARLAAHHRRHGDPGA from the coding sequence GTGAAGGTGCTCGTGACCGGGGCCAGCGGGCTCCTCGGCGGGGCCGTGGCCGCCGCCCTGGTGGCCCGCGGCGACGACGTGACCACCCTGCAGCGGCGCCCCAGCGGCGTCGCGGAGGCGCGGGACGTGCGCGGCTCCCTCGCCGACGCCGACGTCGTCGCCCGGGCGGCGGACGGCGCGGACGCCGTCGTGCACCTCGCGGCGAAGGTGGCCCTCTCGGGCCCCGAGGCGGAGTACGTCGCGGTCAACGTCGAGGGCACCCGGGCGGTGCTCGAGGCGGCCCGCCGGGCGGGCGCGCGCCGCTTCGTGCAGGTCTCCTCGCCCTCGGTGGCGCACACCGGCACGGCGCTGGTGGGGGCGGGCGCCGACCCGGCCGACCCGCAGCACGCCCGCGGGCCCTACGCGCGCACGAAGGCGGCCGCGGAGCTGGTGGCGCTCGCGGCGGACGCGCCGGGCTTCGCCGTGGTGGCCGTGCGCCCGCACGTGGTGTGGGGGCCCGGGGACACCCAGCTCGTCGAGCGCGTGGTCACCCAGGCGCGGCGCGGGCGCATGGTCGTCGTCGGCGACGGCGCCGCGCTCATCGACACCACCTGGATCGAGGACGCCGCCGCCGCGATCGTCGCGGCCCTCGACCGCGCCGCCGACGACGGCGTGCACGGGCGGGCCTTCGTCGTCTCCAGCGGCCAGCCGCGCACGGTGGCCGAGCTCCTCTCCCGGATGGCCCTGGCCGGAGGCGCCCCGCCGCCGTCGCGGCAGGTGCCGCTGCCCGTGGCGCGCGCGGCGGGCGGGCTCGTGGAGGCGCTGTGGACGCTGCTGCGCGCGGCGGGCACCCGGCTGGGCCAGGAGGACCCGCCGCTGACGCGCTTCCTCGCCGAGCAGCTCGGCACGGCCCACTGGTTCGACCAGCGCCGCACGCGCGAGGCGCTGCGGTGGGCGCCGCGCACCGACCTCGACGAGGGCTTCGCCCGCCTGGCGGCGCACCACCGCCGCCACGGGGACCCCGGCGCCTGA
- a CDS encoding sugar ABC transporter substrate-binding protein: MVWSRRQFLGAVGAGAGTALGAGALAGCGGGGGSSSGEDGLTVVIWASDAELPVFQQLADAYREETGTTVTLENLPYDQILSTVDSRLQSGNAPDLFRVSYTDIGAYTSVGALADISSSLPDGFADAFVPGLWQAVLSDGAPVGVPHHTDVSAVVYDVPAFQAAGVRIPTSLDDAWTWEEWTGVLQQVRAANPDGYPLAVNWQAAGAFRWLSFLAQAGGSVYGEDGRSVTIASDAGARALQYAQGLYTSGLHDPSFLVQAANYPDETFPSGRLKSICAGDFLLPQLEETVTGFEFSATYLPRDAQAATDLGGNAVVVPADAPNVEEAGRFAAFLASSENMRLFCEQTTVLPTRTDLAAADLQYAVRPDLMPVFVEQATTIPESLVRTCTSPRFSGINTALQQELEACFGAGQGVDETLANLQAAIEELGA, translated from the coding sequence ATGGTCTGGTCACGACGGCAGTTCCTCGGCGCGGTGGGCGCGGGGGCCGGCACGGCCCTGGGCGCGGGCGCGCTGGCGGGGTGCGGCGGAGGCGGCGGCTCGTCGTCCGGCGAGGACGGCCTGACCGTGGTCATCTGGGCGAGCGACGCGGAGCTCCCGGTCTTCCAGCAGCTCGCCGACGCCTACCGCGAGGAGACCGGGACGACGGTCACCCTCGAGAACCTGCCCTACGACCAGATCCTCTCCACCGTGGACTCGCGCCTGCAGTCCGGCAACGCGCCGGACCTCTTCCGCGTCTCCTACACCGACATCGGCGCCTACACCTCCGTCGGCGCGCTGGCCGACATCTCCTCCTCCCTGCCGGACGGGTTCGCCGACGCGTTCGTGCCCGGCCTGTGGCAGGCGGTGCTCAGCGACGGCGCGCCCGTCGGCGTCCCGCACCACACCGACGTCAGCGCCGTCGTCTACGACGTCCCCGCCTTCCAGGCCGCCGGGGTGCGGATCCCGACCTCCCTGGACGACGCCTGGACGTGGGAGGAGTGGACGGGCGTCCTGCAGCAGGTGAGGGCCGCGAACCCGGACGGCTACCCGCTGGCCGTCAACTGGCAGGCCGCCGGCGCCTTCCGCTGGCTGTCCTTCCTCGCGCAGGCGGGCGGCTCCGTGTACGGCGAGGACGGGCGGAGCGTCACCATCGCCTCGGACGCCGGGGCGCGGGCCCTGCAGTACGCGCAGGGCCTGTACACCTCCGGGCTGCACGACCCCAGCTTCCTCGTGCAGGCCGCGAACTACCCCGACGAGACGTTCCCCTCCGGGCGGCTGAAGTCCATCTGCGCCGGCGACTTCCTCCTGCCGCAGCTGGAGGAGACGGTCACCGGCTTCGAGTTCAGCGCCACGTACCTGCCCCGCGACGCCCAAGCCGCCACGGACCTCGGCGGCAACGCCGTCGTCGTGCCCGCGGACGCCCCGAACGTCGAGGAGGCGGGGCGCTTCGCCGCCTTCCTGGCCAGCTCGGAGAACATGCGGCTGTTCTGCGAGCAGACCACGGTGCTGCCCACCCGCACCGACCTGGCGGCCGCCGACCTGCAGTACGCGGTGCGCCCGGACCTGATGCCGGTCTTCGTGGAGCAGGCGACGACGATCCCCGAGTCGCTGGTGCGCACGTGCACCTCGCCGCGCTTCTCGGGGATCAACACCGCCCTGCAGCAGGAGCTGGAGGCGTGCTTCGGGGCCGGGCAGGGCGTCGACGAGACCCTGGCGAACCTGCAGGCGGCGATCGAGGAGCTCGGGGCGTAG
- a CDS encoding DUF3662 and FHA domain-containing protein, producing MGVLDRFERSVERVVNGAFARAFKSEVQPVELASALRRETDTTAAVVGPDRTLVPNAFTVELGPSDHDRICTWQDDLAEELAASVTDHARSQRYSFPGPVSVRFVRDEELATGVFRVRSARVRGAIAPATAAVATPARPVLDVDGHRYQVTGDRTVLGRGSDCDVVLDDPGVSRRHAEVVLDGARAAIHDLGSTNGTVVDGVRLDGPSTRTAPLRDGSTVLLGRTRVTFLSGADRAAARDDGEW from the coding sequence GTGGGAGTGCTCGACCGCTTCGAGCGCAGCGTCGAGCGCGTCGTCAACGGCGCCTTCGCGCGGGCCTTCAAGAGCGAGGTGCAGCCCGTGGAGCTGGCCAGCGCGCTGCGCCGCGAGACCGACACGACCGCCGCGGTCGTCGGCCCGGACCGCACGCTGGTGCCCAACGCCTTCACCGTCGAGCTCGGACCCAGCGACCACGACCGCATCTGCACCTGGCAGGACGACCTCGCCGAGGAGCTGGCGGCCTCCGTGACCGACCACGCCCGCTCCCAGCGCTACTCCTTCCCCGGCCCGGTCAGCGTGCGCTTCGTGCGCGACGAGGAGCTCGCCACGGGCGTCTTCCGCGTCCGCAGCGCGCGCGTGCGCGGCGCCATCGCCCCGGCCACGGCGGCCGTCGCCACCCCGGCGCGCCCGGTGCTCGACGTCGACGGCCACCGCTACCAGGTCACGGGCGACCGCACGGTGCTCGGCCGCGGCAGCGACTGCGACGTCGTCCTCGACGACCCGGGCGTCTCGCGCCGGCACGCGGAGGTCGTCCTCGACGGCGCGCGGGCCGCCATCCACGACCTCGGCTCGACCAACGGCACGGTCGTGGACGGCGTCCGCCTCGACGGGCCGAGCACGCGCACGGCGCCCCTGCGCGACGGGAGCACGGTGCTGCTCGGCCGCACGCGCGTGACCTTCCTGTCCGGGGCGGACCGCGCGGCCGCCCGCGACGACGGGGAGTGGTGA
- a CDS encoding 3-oxoacyl-ACP synthase III translates to MNGNTSYRAANTALLSIHGIEAPVVVTSAEIDERMAETIKRLKLRPGLLQRVAGIDERRWYPEDASLAEAAATAGSKALSEAGVDPDDVGVLINTSITRPHLEPAVSVQVHDAMALPSSAMNFDITNACLGFVNGLQTATAMIDAGQVRHAVVVSAEDSRSTIEDTIARLNSSATTKQDYLEQFASLTLGSGAVAAVLGRAEDHPEGHRVVGGVVRSATQHHGLCVGKLGRMVADSRGLLEEGVELLGAAFDEAKEEWGWATGVARYILHQVSSVHTKAMIQRMGLDRAKTPLTFPFLGNTGSAALPMTLAREVGSLVPGDRVLCMGVGSGLNTAFCEIRW, encoded by the coding sequence GTGAACGGCAACACCAGCTACCGGGCCGCCAACACCGCGCTGCTGTCCATCCACGGGATCGAGGCTCCCGTGGTGGTCACCTCCGCGGAGATCGACGAGCGGATGGCGGAGACGATCAAGCGCCTCAAGCTGCGTCCGGGCCTGCTCCAGCGCGTCGCGGGCATCGACGAGCGGCGCTGGTACCCCGAGGACGCCTCCCTGGCCGAGGCCGCGGCGACGGCCGGGTCCAAGGCGCTGTCCGAGGCCGGTGTCGACCCCGACGACGTGGGCGTGCTCATCAACACCTCGATCACCCGGCCCCACCTGGAGCCTGCGGTGTCGGTGCAGGTGCACGACGCCATGGCCCTGCCGTCCTCGGCGATGAACTTCGACATCACCAACGCGTGCCTGGGCTTCGTCAACGGCCTGCAGACCGCCACGGCCATGATCGACGCGGGCCAGGTGCGCCACGCCGTCGTCGTCAGCGCCGAGGACTCGCGCAGCACCATCGAGGACACCATCGCGCGGCTGAACTCCTCCGCGACCACGAAGCAGGACTACCTCGAGCAGTTCGCGAGCCTGACCCTGGGCTCCGGCGCCGTGGCCGCGGTGCTGGGCCGCGCCGAGGACCACCCCGAGGGCCACCGCGTGGTCGGGGGCGTGGTGCGCTCGGCCACCCAGCACCACGGGCTGTGCGTGGGCAAGCTCGGCCGCATGGTGGCCGACTCCCGCGGTCTGCTCGAGGAGGGCGTGGAGCTGCTCGGCGCCGCCTTCGACGAGGCCAAGGAGGAGTGGGGCTGGGCCACCGGCGTGGCCCGCTACATCCTCCACCAGGTCTCCTCGGTGCACACCAAGGCGATGATCCAGCGCATGGGCCTGGACCGCGCCAAGACGCCCTTGACCTTCCCCTTCCTCGGCAACACCGGGTCCGCGGCGCTGCCGATGACCCTCGCCCGCGAGGTCGGCAGCCTCGTGCCGGGCGACCGCGTGCTGTGCATGGGTGTCGGCTCCGGCCTGAACACCGCCTTCTGCGAGATCCGCTGGTGA